A genome region from Manis javanica isolate MJ-LG chromosome 3, MJ_LKY, whole genome shotgun sequence includes the following:
- the MYLK gene encoding myosin light chain kinase, smooth muscle isoform X5: MAMISGLSGRKSSTGSPTSPLNAEKLESEEDVSQAFLEAVAEEKPHVKPYFSKTILDLEVVEGSAARFDCKIEGYPDPEVVWFKDDQSIRESRHFQIDYDEDGNCSLIISDVCGDDDAKYTCKAANSLGEATCTAELIVETMEEGEGEGGEEEEEE; the protein is encoded by the exons ATGGCAATGATCTCAGGGCTCAGTGGCAGGAAATCCTCGACAGGGTCGCCCACCAGCCCGCTCAACGCAGAGAAACTAGAATCTGAAG AAGATGTCTCCCAAGCTTTCCTTGAGGCTGTTGCTGAGGAAAAGCCCCATGTAAAACCCTATTTTTCTAAGACCATTCTTGATTTAGAAGTTGTGGAGGGCAGTGCGGCTAGATTTGACTGCAAGATTGAAG GGTACCCAGACCCTGAGGTCGTCTGGTTCAAAGATGACCAGTCGATCAGAGAGTCACGCCACTTCCAGATAGACTACGATGAGGATGGGAACTGCTCGTTAATCATCAGCGATGTTTGCGGGGACGACGATGCCAAGTACACATGCAAGGCTGCCAACAGTCTGGGCGAAGCCACCTGCACAGCAGAGCTCATTGTGGAGACCatggaagaaggagaaggagaagggggagaggaagaggaggaagaatga